The stretch of DNA gtTTTAGAGATGTTAAAATGATTTTAGAAAAGGCTTAACTGTTACAAACAAAAACCCTTTggccaaaacataaaataaaccgtctaactcgctgaaccggtttactcggtcaagcgcactcggccgagtatcacacactcgaccgagtactccaactaaaatacggagtatcacagaaagtggctattcttttgtagatgcatccattacttgttttgtgtgcctaatgcttggatgtatcgccattttggcaagccataccttgccttgcaagaaggcatcttacctcatagatgtcttgttgtgagttgaaggggcggagtgagactcgctaattatctcacatcggttatattattaggatagtttaaataaatgtCTAGTTCTAGTCGCCTCTTTACTccggacgagtaaaggttcggtttgggtatgtttgatgtgactcttaattgtgcacatttagtcccctaattgaacccattttgcatactaatatagtatttcatggccattttatctgtcaattccttcctattttgctttcatattgcattttataagtcttataggaaaggagataataaggcagaATTTCCAtctctcgtgcatatttggaagcttgttgacgatcttggatggactagtataaagaggaggcaagaatgatgactaaggatgtaggaataaagagtatatagaaggatcataggcttaaaagtaaGGATGATGAGAAGaaagccattacaagaagaaattgctcggaacttaaaccaagagttgcttgtttggctctgaaagtattctagatgaaacggcgacgaaaaatcaagtggtctaggcttttgaatcactccaataggagtccggatgaggaaatgacgtccattttacaatccgagctcaaatagacaaactGACCGcaaatccgcgcgtcccgagaccagAGACGAGCGTGCCAGACCCAAGAAGAGCGTGCCAGACTCAAGAAGAGCGGATTTTTAGGCAGTCAAGAATGGGAACTAcactgtcccaggatccgagcgtcccgagctcaAGCTGCCCGTCCCAGaccagaatccgggcgtcccgatgcCCTGTCCGAGCGGATCCGAGACctttgatccgagcgtctccctatCAAGACGGGCGGATCCCTTCACAGACTGGCCGTGCTCCAAGCTGATTGGAGCAAATCGTGGTaggactagcaacgtgatatgcgcattTTCTTCgggacttgcatttccctactcgtcacttagcaatgctatttactaatctacccttgcttaacctaatgatgtaccactatatatactccatttgtaataatcaagaaaaAAGCCCTCTTAGAGGAGGAAAAatcttccttagattagattaggagtagattagaatagattatcctttaatctttccacaaattatacataatctttccttaattattcaagtttattattgttgggtaattgatgattattgggttattatttggagaattgacaactcttcatcaatcaatcaagttttcttctattattctttgctttattatttggatcatctcatataggtataatcccttttactcttgtttaattattgttaatcacatcatttattcatcatgttttgctttgttagtatgattgacaaccttattaacatgttaaacttgatcatgagtgagtagtcatttagctaggattaatgaagaattaggggaaacaaacatggggaatgattcatggttaatctaatatgttttcataattaatttgcttgcttgttatgatttcaacttatgcacatgttaatgtttgatgaaatgcgagcctatgaatccttgcattttttacccatcacctatcttttcaatgaggcttgcaagcttatacaccaactcgagcctcattagaccatgcatatagttgaataggaagaattgagtcgacttgtaggtggtgtacaatctaatcgattcggctccggggcccaaaccttcttaggggttgtaagcttatacaccaactagatcccatcacaacaataagtgcttgctttttcattgagaacatgtttgtatgatcaactcccatgaatcccctatgaacccatgatatcctagcacttttagtcatttgtttacatccttccttttattgcttgttttactttattgcttgcattagcctagaacacaactacaagcCGAAATCAATTATGACACTAGCAtgaattaagatagatagacttagaacccaaagcacaccgtcccgtggatcgacctcaacttaaccactaactagttgtttgttgagaaatataaatgtgtttaatagagtgaacaacgactcgcttcTACCATCACTATGCTCTAAGATATTTTCCTTATAATATTAAAAGACTTTCCTAGAACCTTCCTACTTCTCCTACCAATTTATATAAATATCAACCCTATACCTCGCAATCATAATTATTCTTCTTCAAAAACTCAAATACAATTGTGAGGCCAGCTTTTGTGAGACAGccttaagacggagttttcaccTTGTGATAATTAATTGTGGTAAGTTATCTAATCACCTAATATCAATTATTTACGTTTCAACCTTGACCCGTATTTTGGCATTGACCGTGAGGGCCGTTGACCGGGTCGTGGCTGTTTGAGCGGCTGGTTGACCACCGTCGGTTGGCCGTGTGATTGGGGGAGTGTttgtgttgtttttgcaggattGTTTTGGGTAGTTTGCATATTAAATTCTTTAAtaagattagttaataattatacataaattaattgattgtttaggtggtgaatttgttgaggaagctttttgattgtttgattgcttgtgaagatttgctaaaaggtaggttaacaactcaactatactatattggtaattggagaattgttgaaagatggattattgttgtaattgttgtcctAAGCATATCCTcgtaattgttgtcttgagcatattGATATCATTGTTGTCTTATAATCATATTATTGTCTTGTTGGTTGGTTCTCTGTTGTTGGTTGGTTTTGTGAAAGAGAATTGGCAATGCTATGAGATTGTTTGGTCGGTTAGGCACGGGATTGAGCCATGGTCCTGTACGGTTACGGTCGGTCAGGCACGGGGATGTGCAAGTGTCGTGGTCCTATACGAATTATGGTAGGCCAGGCACGGTGGTGTTGGGAGTGGCCGTGGACCTAAGTAGTACACCGTGTAGTGTCGTGTGTGGCGTGTTCGGTTGATGCGTGCGGTGGGTTCCACGGTTGAGCCGTGTGCGTGTGTGCGACGGTCTTGGTTTGAGCTTTTATCGTTtggtattgttattgttgtttagttatcctactcaacctcgcggttgactgtgtattcatgaatacctgtgatgaaccaaatattggggagcataTTGATTTCAGGCTAGCATGTGAGATGTGATGGATGCTTAAAAGGGGAGCTTGGGACGAGATCACTTGAGTCTAGAGATCGGCTTAATTCATTCAGACACTAGTTATTTTATTTCCGCTACAGTTGTTTTAAAAACGTACTTTATAATAATCATTTATCTCGCTGGAATTTTGTAATAAAGTCTTTTGAGGCACTTAAATAATATATCGTCTTAAACTACtttggtattgtttgtcttttatacttactacctcaggcaactgagatggtggCACCTTTATTtttttgggaatgtcttgctaaaggctctgaaataaatgggggtgttacaaagtggtattagacaGAACGTTCCTAaagcctaaacaaatgaatttaatgaacttaggatgagtctaataaaatgaacccggggtagaaactGTTAAGGAGCCCATTTTCAAGGTTAGGGAGACGTCCTTGATCTGGCCCTTCTTAGTTTTGAGCCGGTCACCTCGAGGAAGGTTAAAGAGATAAAAGGGTAGTTACCGTGGATGTTTTACCTTAAGGGTCTAATTGTGTCCTAAAGTTACGAGAAGTACTAATTTTATTTGCAGGATGAGAACAAAAGGTAAGAAATTTTGAGACGGATAGAGGTAAGAGGCGTGTGGCCTATGTGATGGGTAAGAGGCGTGTGGCCTATGTGATGGCAGTATGGTgattgaaaatttattttgagccTGTTTAATTCATGGCATGATTACACCTGGAAATTTCTTGACATATCATAATATTATGAAACGGGAAATATGAATCAAGGATGATTGCATCGTTATGTGAATTGGTTGTACATATGTGAACTATATGTCGAGTAAAGTTTCATGTCTAGAGATATGTGGTATGTGTTGCCCTGAACCTTTAGGCATAGAATTATGAGATTGAATTAAAAACTAAGCATgtatcaaaataattaatttgtgaaaaagaaaaagaggaagGTCGTGGGGCCGTGAATGCCGTGAGTCACCGTGGTTGGTTGGGCAAGACCAGCTCGATCAATCACACATTCTTTTGTATGCAGGACTTTTATCTTCCATCTTATACCCTAAAACTTCTTTAGAACGGAAACTTAtgtttcttattatcttattagaACCCAAATGGCACCCAAGAGAGCTACGCCCACAGCTATGACTCAGGAAGAGATCAATAGGCTCATTGCAACCAATGATGCTTTGACTGCTACTTTACAATCAAAGACTGCGACGAAGGACCCTGCTAAGATGAGTGCTGCTATTGCTCATCATAATCCGATGAAGTATGATGGACTTAGTGAACCGTCATTGCTGGGAGATTGGTGTAGGGAGTTTGACAATCTCTTCTAAGTATTATACTTTCCTGAGGAAATGCAAGTAGATCAAGTTGCTCACTATTTAAAAGGAAAGGTTGGGTTGTGGTGGAACCGCAACAAAGCAGTAATTAGGGAGGCATGGAAAGAGAGTGAGGAACCGTTTGTCTCATGGAGAGGTTTTAAGGATACCTTGGCATGGGCACATTCGTACCTGAGCatgttaggagtaagatgaggtTGGAGTTTGATTTATTTAAGATGACAGAGGAAATGACTATAGAAGATTATCATAACAGATTCATGGAGTTACCTGAGTATGTGTCGGACTTGAATTATGGAGAGGAGGtgttggctttgaggtttgagaaaggTTTAGCTACGCGTATCAAAAAGAGATTAGCAGCTGGAGAGCCAAGTACCGTAGAAGAGGTGTACCAAAGAGCAGGTTATGCTCAAAGAATTCATGACATGGTAAAGGAGGAGAAGAAACACGAGGGTGAAAAGAGGAAGGTGGAGACTGGTAGTGAAGGGGCTGGAGGAAACAAGAAGCAGAATGTCAATCAATATCGTTCATTTTCTGCCGGTGGAGCCGTGAGTGGAGACCGTTTCGGCCGTGGTAGAGTGACAAGCGGAGTAAGTGGTGCGAAGAGGTCACAGTGTTATGGATGTGGTAGGTTTGGTCATAAAATTTTCGAGTGTCGAACCACTGCGAGAAGGAATAGCATGAATAATATGAATTGAGGTTTTGGTAGAGGTAATTTTAATGGTTTTAAGACACCAGCGCCTAGCTATGGAAGTAATCGTTTTAATGGATCCTGGAATAACCAAAGGAACTATAACAATAGCAAAAAATTTCAGAATCGCGTCAACATTAATCAAGGCAATGGAAATGGAGGGAACCAGAATAGCACCGGGAATCAAGGAGTGGTGTCGGCATCAACTGTGCAAGGAGGCGTGAAAAACAGTGGCAATTTGTTCATGATAAGGAAAGAGGCAGCTGAGGGAGATGCTCATGTGGTTTCGGGTACTTTTCTAACCAACTCTAAAGCTTCttatgttttatttgattcgggagcgACCCGTTCATTTATATCAAGTGACCATGTTAAGGTGTTGGGATTAGTTGACCCAGTAGTAATAAAAGATGAAGTAACAATACCTTCTGGGGAGTTGATATCTTGTACCCATGCATATAAAAATGTAGATATTCTTATCGGCGAAGTTTTGTTTTCTATGGACTTAATAGAATTTCCATTGGATGGTTTCGAGTTTATTTTGGGGATGGATTGGTTGAGTAAGAATAGAGCTtttatagattgtcatcaaaagaaagtatctCTAAAAGGACCGAAGGGAGTAAGAGTGTCTTATAGAGGATTTATAGTAAGATCAAAGGTGAGACTTATATCAACAGTTACCCTGAAGTCGTGTTTGAGGAAGGGAGGAGAGTTGATCTTATGTCACGTAAAGGACATGCGTGAGACAGCGAAGGGCGCaaatgagataccagtggtgagtGAGTTTCAGGATGTGTTCCCAGAAGAAATTCCAGGTTTACCTCCAAACAGAGAGGTGGATTTTAAtattgagttgaaaccagggacatGACCTATTTCTAAAGCACCTTACTGAATGGGACCTAAGGAGTTAgaggagttgaagaagcagttggagGAGCTGCTAGAAAAGGGATATGTAAGGCCAAGTGTGTCACCCTGGGGAGCATCAGTGTTATTTattaagaagaaggatgggagcatgagattgtgtatagattacagggagttgAATAAGGTGACGATTAAGAATAGATACCCTTTGCCTCAAATTGATGAtttatttgatcagttgagtggagttggagttttctctaagattgacttgaggtcgggttatcatcagtTGAGAGTTAAGGAAGAGGATGTATCTAAGACTTCTTTTAGGACGAGGTATGGACACTATGAGTTTGTagttatgccttttggtttgactaaTGAACCTgcagtatttatggatttgatgaatagagtgTTTAGTCCTTACCTTGATCAGTTTGTCGTTGTCTTTATTGACGATATATTGGTGTACTCTAAGGATAGAGAGGAGTATGAgaagcatttgaggattgtgttacAGATTTTAAGGGAGAATGGTTGTATGCTAAGTTGAgtaaatgtgaattttggttggatAAGGTAGCATTTCTGGGTCATGTGGTGTCAAAGGAGGGAGTGTCAGTTGATCCAggaaagattgaggcagtgtctAATTGGGAGAGACCGAAAAATGTGGCATATGTAAGAAGTTTTCTGGGGttagctggctactacaggaggtttgtgaaagattttgttAAGATAGCCAAGCCTTTGACAGCTTTGACGAGGAAAGACAACAGGTTTACGTGGGATGAGATTTATGAGACGGCTTTTCTAACTTTAAAGGAGCGCttaaccacagctcctatcttagctttacctgaaggaaGTAAGGATTTCGAGGTATATACGGATGCTTCAAAAAATGgattaggatgtgtgttgatgcaacgAGGGAAAGTGATAGCCTATGCTTCGAGACAGTTGAAACCTTATAAGGAGAATTATCCAACTCACGATCTGGAGCTAGGGTGGTCGTGTTTGCTCTTAAGTTGTGGAGGCATTATTTATAAAGAGCTacttttaaggtgttttctgatcataaggGTCTTAAGTATATTTACACTCAAAAAGAGCTTAatatgagacaaaggaggtggatagAAATTGGAGACTATGATATGGAGATAGTTTACCATGAGGGGAAGGCTAATGTGTAgcggatgctttgagtaggaagtcgGTTCATGCTTTATGTTTAGCTATATCGCGGATTAAGTTGCAAGATGATTAAAGAAAATGGGAATTTGTGTGATAAGAACAAGGGATTCAGTTGGGGATTTGACGGTTGAACCGGAGTTGTACGCTGAGGTCAGAGCGAAGCAGAAAGGAGATCCGAAATTGGAGAAGTGGCGTGCGGCTGTGGAGGAGGGCGTGCCGTCGCGGTTTGTCGTCGGAATAGATGGTGGTTTAAGATTTGGTGGAAGGTGGTGTGTACCTGATGATGAGGACTTGAAGAGAAAGATTTTGACTAAAGCATATTCTACACCATATTCTGTGCATCCTGGAGGAGataagttgtataaagatttgaagaaaacgttttggtggcccggGATGAAAAAGGAGGTTGCTGAGTTTGTTTCTAGATGTTTGGTTTGCCAAAGTCTCTGGATGTGCCTGAATGGAAGTGGGAAagtatttctatggattttattgttggttTGCCTCGTATTCAGAAAGGgaataatatgatttgggtgatagtggatcgtttgACTAAGACAGCACACTTTATTCCTATGAAAGACACATGGAGCAAGGCTGAATTGGCTAAAGCATATGGTAAGAATATCGTGAGGTAACACGGAATTCCCAAGGATATTGTTTCTAATCGTGATTCAAGGTTTATTTCTAAGTTATGGCAAGAGTTGCAAGAGTGTATGGGGACGACTTTGAaaatgagtactgcatttcatccagctacagatggacagactgagaggactattcaGACTCTAGAGGACATGTTAAGAGCTTGTGTCTTGGAGTTTGGAGGATCATGGGAAGAGAGGTTGGACTTAATataattttcttataataacagttatcatgctagtattggcatggcaccttttgaagctttgtatggaagGAGGTGTaagagtccagtttgttgggacgaCGTCACTGATGTCGTGACACTGGGGCCAGAGTTGATTTAGCAGATGGTTGAGCAAGTACATGTAATTAGACAGAAGATGAGAGCTGCACAAGATCggcagaagagttatgcagacttgAAAAGAAGTGAGATTGAGTTTGCTGTAGGAGACAAAGTGTTATTGAAAGTATCACCAATGAAGGGTGTGATGCAGTTTGGTAAGAGAGGAAAGCTGAGTCAGAattacattggaccttatgagattttagacAGGGTTGGTGAAGTGGCATATCGTCTTGCACTACCACCAGCTTTGGCAAAAGTACATAATATTTTTCCTGTTTCACAGTtgaggaaatatgtgagtgatctaACTCATGTGTTAGCAGGTGAGACAGTTGAGATGGATGATAATTTGTCTTATGAGGAAGTGGCTAAGGAGATTTTGGACAGAAAAGTGAGAAAGACTAGAAATAGTGAGATTTCCTTGGTGAAAGTTTTAGGGTCTAATCATAATatagaggaagctacttgggaagtTGAAGCTGAGATGAGGGAGAAGTATCCTCATTTGTTTGCGTAAGGTGTGTTGGTTACGAGGATGTAACCTTTTTCTTTCGGGGGTAGAATATCACACCGCGTTGGTTTTGCGTTGATTTTGGTCATTTATGATAATAATATAGATAAGCTTGTGTATCGTTTATCGTTGTGGTTGTTTGGTTCGAGTAGTGTGgtgtggtgaacttcgggacgaagttctttttaaggagggaagactgtaatactccgtatttttaattaataattaataattaatatctataagtgaataaataataaataataagttgtTATCCTAAAATAAAAgaagcaaaata from Silene latifolia isolate original U9 population chromosome 10, ASM4854445v1, whole genome shotgun sequence encodes:
- the LOC141608212 gene encoding putative mitochondrial protein AtMg00860; its protein translation is MGPKELEELKKQLEELLEKGYVAFLGHVVSKEGVSVDPGKIEAVSNWERPKNVAYVRSFLGLAGYYRRFVKDFVKIAKPLTALTRKDNRFTWDEIYETAFLTLKERLTTAPILALPEGSKDFEGLKYIYTQKELNMRQRRWIEIGDYDMEIVYHEGKANV
- the LOC141608213 gene encoding uncharacterized protein LOC141608213 codes for the protein MGICVIRTRDSVGDLTVEPELYAEVRAKQKGDPKLEKWRAAVEEGVPSRFVVGIDGGLRFGGRWCVPDDEDLKRKILTKAYSTPYSVHPGGDKLYKDLKKTFWWPGMKKEVAEFVSRCLKGNNMIWVIVDRLTKTAHFIPMKDTWSKAELAKAYGKNIVRQKMRAAQDRQKSYADLKRSEIEFAVGDKVLLKVSPMKGVMQFGKRGKLSQNYIGPYEILDRVGEVAYRLALPPALAKVHNIFPVSQLRKYVSDLTHVLAGETVEMDDNLSYEEVAKEILDRKVRKTRNSEISLVKVLGSNHNIEEATWEVEAEMREKYPHLFA